GTCTGGCAGAGCCGCTTAAAAATGAATGTCAGGCGTTTATAGAGAGTCTCAAAGGGAATAACAAAAATATTTCCGACGGATTGTTCGGGTTGCAGGTTGTACGGGTTCTTGAAGCTGCGCAGAAATCAATGAAGAACGGCGGGGTCAGTATGGATGTGAAATGAGAGATAAGTTTGTCAGGCTGGGAAAATTCTTTGTTAAAGAAGCAAATGTGTGTATCGGGCAAAAAACAGGCAGAAAAATAAAGGATTTAAATCTTGTCATCGGAGACCATGCGTTTATAAGAAGAGGGACTGTAATCTATCTCGGTTCCAGGATCGGCGATAATTTTGAAACAGGGCATAATGCGGTTATAAGGGAAGAAAATGTTATAGGAAATGATTTCAGTATATGGAATAATTCTGTGGTTGACTATGGATGCAATATAGGAAACGGTGTTAAAATACATTCGAACTGCTATATTGCGCAGTTTACAGTTATAGAAGACGGAGTGTTTATAGCGCCGGGAGTAAGTTTTGCCAATGATATGCATCCGGGGTGCAATTATTTTAGGAAATGTATGAAAGGCCCGCATATATGCAAAGGTGCGATTTTAGGAGTGAATGTAACGGTTTTGCCTTATGTAACAATAGGCGCAAAGGCTTTTATTGGAGCAGGAAGCGTTGTTACAAAAGACATTCCGCCGCGTGCGCTTGCCTATGGTAATCCGGCTCGGGTTATAAAAGATATCGGCCGGCTTGTTTGCACAAAGGGGTTTACGGATAAGCCCTATTCCGAGGAAAAATAATTTTGCCGCAAAGGAGTAATTAAATGAAAGTACCGTTTATGGATTTTACAAGAATTCACAAGCCACTTAAGAAAGATTTTCAGAACGCATTTAACGTAACCACGGATAAGGGGGATTTTATATTAGGGTCTCCGGTCGCGGAATTTGAAAATCATTTCGCTTCTTTTTGCGGGTGCCGTTATGCCATCGGAGTAGGTTCCGGTACAGATGCCCTTTATTTGTCTTTGCTCGCCCTCGGCGTCGGCCCGGGAGATGAGGTTATTACCGCCGCAAATACCTTTATAGCTACAGTACTCGCCATCAGTTATACAGGAGCTTGCCCTGTGCTGGTTGATGTTAATCCTAAAACGTACAATATTGATATTGCCGGAATGGAGAAAGCCATCACCAATAAAACAAAAGTATTACTGCCTGTTCATTTATACGGTTCTATAGCCGATATGGACGAAATAAAAAATATAGCGGATGTTCGCGGGCTTAAAATTATAGAAGATGCCTGTCAGGCTCATGGAGCGTTGTATAAGGGCAAGAGGGCGGGAGCCATGGGAGATGCGGGATGCTTCAGTTTTTATCCCGCGAAAAACCTAGGGGCGTTCGGTGACGGCGGAATGATTGTGACGGATAATAGCGCTATAGTGGGAAAAGCGAGGCTGCTGCGAAATTACGGTTCGGTCAAAAAATACTATCATGACATAAAGGGTTTTAACAGTCGCCTTGATACGCTGCAGGCTCGTTTGCTTGATATCAAGCTGCCCTCATTGGCCGGATGGAATGAATCCCGGAGGCGTGCAGCCGATGTTTATGTAAAAGAATTGGCATCGGCCGGTTGCGTTGTGCCGGAGGTATCTGATGACAGGCAGGATGTATATCACCTTTTTATCATCAGGACAGCTAAAAGAGATCAATTGCAGGCATTTCTTAAAGAGAGAGGAGTGGATACTGGAATACACTATCCGATTCCGATTCATAAAACGGAAGCGTTTAAAGAACTTGGCGGCCGCGGCGCTTTCAGCATTACGGAAAAATATGCGGCGGAGATTCTTTCGCTGCCGATGTTTCCCGGCATAACGGATGAGGAAATTCTTTACGTGTGTAATATTATAAAGGAATTCTTTAAAAAATGATGAACGGGAAAAAAATAATTGTTATTTTGCCCGCTTATAACGAACAGGGGAAAATTTCTAATGTCGTAAGAAAAGTTAAAACTCAGATTGCTGCCGGAATTGTAGATGAGTGTCTTGTCGTTAATGACGGTTCCACCGATGCGACGGCCGCCGAGGCCGAAAAAGAAGGGGCCACTCTCATAAGTAAGGAAAACGCCGGAGTAGGTTCGGCTATCAGAAGTGGATTGGGCTATGCCTCTGATAAAAATTATGATATTGCCGTGATTATGGCGGGCGATGATCAGGATGACCCATCGGAAATCAGGGGGGTGGTTTCTCCCATAGCGGAGGGAAATCGGGATTTCGTTCAAGGTTCCCGCCGGATTGACGGGGGGCGGGTTGTGAATATGCCGTTATTCCGGAGTGTAACAACAAAAATATACTCTTATATTTTTAAGTTTACAACGGGATTCCCGTGTACGGACGGAACTAATGGATTTAGGGCAATTAAGCTGAGCGTGCTTAAAAATAAAAAAATAAATTTAGCTCAAAAATGGCTTGATACTTATGAGTTGGAACCTTATCTTTTTTATAAGGTTGTTGCATTGGGTTATAATGTGAGCGAAGCGCCTGTAACAAAGAGATATCATAAGGGAATTGTAGGGTATACAAAAATGGTTCCCGTTAAGGATTGGTGGAATATTCTGAAACCGTTGGTTTATCTCAAAATTGGTCTAAAAAAATAAATATGTCTAGGGAATCTATAGGTGCGGATAGATTGCGGGGCAGATTTGGATTGATATGAAAAATAAACAGTGGCTCATAGTTATATGGATTTTGGCGGTCTATGTTGATTATTATGTCAGGTTTTTCAAAGATCCTTACATAACTCCAATTCTTAGAAGTTTATTGAGTAAAACGGGAATATGGTAGTTATAGATTTTTTTTGCGCTGTTTTTATTTTTTTAATTGCCGTTGCTATAGGTAGAAAAATATTCAAATGGTTGAAGTGGGAATTTAATTCGCCAGCCGAAAACAATTTATTTTCTCTAGGTATAGGTTTGCTGGTTTTGGCTTATGGCACATATGGCCTTGGGGTCTGCGGGTTTCTATATAAAATGGTATTTTACCCGGTTTTTTTAATTTTGACATTTTTTTTATTTCCGGAAATTAAACAGATCATCATGGAAATCAAAAATTTTATTAGCGAGTGGAATTACAGTGATTTAAATGCTGAAAGTAAAATTTTGATTATACTGCTTTTGACGGTTGCCGTGGCTAACTTTTTTTTCAGTTATGCTCCTCCCGTAGGCGAAGATGGTCTTAATCACTATTTATTTCATTCTATGAGATTTGTCCGGCAGCATTATATTGCCGTGGATTTAGACTTTGATTTCACCCAGTTTTTTCCTCTTTTAATTCAAATGTTATATGCTATTGGGATGTTGATTAAGGGGGTGATGGTAGCTAAACTTATTGTTTATTTCTTAGGAATAAGTATCGCCTGCGGAGTTTATTTTCTAACGAAACAGCTTATAGGAAAAAGATTTTCTTTATTAGCTGTTGCGGTTTATTATACGATGCCGCAGGTTACAGGATTGTCAGGTGTGACCAGAATATATTTTGGGCAAGTTTTTTATACTTTGTTGACGGCATGGGCGCTTTTGAATTACAGGAAAAATAATTATGCGCGGAAGGATTTTTATCTGGCGGCGGTAATGAGCGGTGCGGCTTTTTCCGTTAAATATCAGGGTTTGAGCGCTATTGCGGCGGGATTTATTTTGATATTTTTCTGGCAAGTTTTTAGGCGGCGAATATCCCCCGATCAGGTAGCAAAAGAATTGATTATATTTTTTCTGATTAGTTTTAGTTTATGGATTCCGTGGCTTGTGAGAAATTATTTTGCTACAGGAAGTCCCTTTTATCCTCTTTACTTAAGTAAAGCGTTGCCTTTTGGAGAAACGGCAATGCTGTTAAATAAGCTATTGACAGCATCACCGTTGCAACGTTTGATTCGTTTGTTGCTCATACCACGGGATTTGCCTTACGGCGGTTTGATTAACGGAAGCGGCCCGATGTTATTGGCGTTTATGCCGCTTTTGTTATTTGTCAAAAATGTTTCGCGGGAAATTAAAATCCTGTTTTCTTTTTCGGTTTTAATACTTATAGTTACGGGAGCGGCAATTTCGATTTCTTTGAACGGGCTCTGGCTGTATTTTGCGCCGGTTTATCTTTTCTTTGCCATAATCACCGCTTATGCGATTATTAGAATAAGCGAAACACAGAAAAAAACGGTACGTGTATTTTTATATACTGCGGTACTGCTTGCTTTAATTTTTCCAAATTCCGTATTGAGTTATTATTTCGGATTCAAAAGATTGCCTTTTTTCCTCGGGCGGCAGACCGCCGAAGAATATATTCAAGAGGAATGCCCGCCTGAAATGGAGATAAATTTTATAAAATTCTGCAATAAAAATTTACCTAAAGAAGCAACGCTATTAAATATATCAAGTTTGGCT
The Candidatus Omnitrophota bacterium genome window above contains:
- a CDS encoding N-acetyltransferase, which gives rise to MRDKFVRLGKFFVKEANVCIGQKTGRKIKDLNLVIGDHAFIRRGTVIYLGSRIGDNFETGHNAVIREENVIGNDFSIWNNSVVDYGCNIGNGVKIHSNCYIAQFTVIEDGVFIAPGVSFANDMHPGCNYFRKCMKGPHICKGAILGVNVTVLPYVTIGAKAFIGAGSVVTKDIPPRALAYGNPARVIKDIGRLVCTKGFTDKPYSEEK
- a CDS encoding glycosyltransferase family 2 protein, with protein sequence MMNGKKIIVILPAYNEQGKISNVVRKVKTQIAAGIVDECLVVNDGSTDATAAEAEKEGATLISKENAGVGSAIRSGLGYASDKNYDIAVIMAGDDQDDPSEIRGVVSPIAEGNRDFVQGSRRIDGGRVVNMPLFRSVTTKIYSYIFKFTTGFPCTDGTNGFRAIKLSVLKNKKINLAQKWLDTYELEPYLFYKVVALGYNVSEAPVTKRYHKGIVGYTKMVPVKDWWNILKPLVYLKIGLKK
- a CDS encoding DegT/DnrJ/EryC1/StrS family aminotransferase: MKVPFMDFTRIHKPLKKDFQNAFNVTTDKGDFILGSPVAEFENHFASFCGCRYAIGVGSGTDALYLSLLALGVGPGDEVITAANTFIATVLAISYTGACPVLVDVNPKTYNIDIAGMEKAITNKTKVLLPVHLYGSIADMDEIKNIADVRGLKIIEDACQAHGALYKGKRAGAMGDAGCFSFYPAKNLGAFGDGGMIVTDNSAIVGKARLLRNYGSVKKYYHDIKGFNSRLDTLQARLLDIKLPSLAGWNESRRRAADVYVKELASAGCVVPEVSDDRQDVYHLFIIRTAKRDQLQAFLKERGVDTGIHYPIPIHKTEAFKELGGRGAFSITEKYAAEILSLPMFPGITDEEILYVCNIIKEFFKK